The segment GATACCTGGTCCAGACAACAAGGTCTGACCTACCTTCACACCATTTGGCGCGATGATGTATCTCTTTTCTCCATCAGCATAGTAAAGCAAAGCAATTCTAGCAGTTCTCATCGGATCGTACTCCACAGACTTCACTACAGCAGGAATGCCATGCTTGTCTCTTTTGAAATCGATCTCTCTGTATTTTCTTTTGTGACCACCACCAACATTTCTAATAGTCATACGACCACTATTGTTTCTGCCGCCCGTGCGGTGTGTTGATTTCGTCAACGATTTTTCCGGAGTAGATGTAGTTATCTCCTCAAATACAGGTGCTACTCTATATCTGGTACCCGGAGTTATTGGTTTTAATTTTCTTACAGCCATTTTTTAACTATTTATACTCCTCCGTAAAAATCAATTATATCTCCTTCAGCTACCTGTACAATCGCCTTCTTGTAAGAATTAGTTCTTCCAGAAACAACTTTTGACTTGGTATACTTTGTTTTCGCTTTGCCAGGGTAAACCATTGTGTTTACACTCTCTACAGTCACACCGTAAACTTTCTCTACTTCCTTCTTGATTTCGACTTTGTTGGCATCTTTATCTACCACGAAACCATATCTCCCACTCTCGTTCAAAGCAGAAACTTTCTCTGTAACTATCGGTTTTTTTAATATACTCATCTTCTTATTTCGTTAATAAGTTCTGAATCTTCTCAATTGAACCTTCCAAAAGGATCAAGTTATCAGCATTCAACAAATCATAAGTATTGATTTGCGCAGCGGTTGTAACTTGTGCTTTTCTCAAGTTTCTTGATGACAACAAGACGTTCTTGTCATCTTCTGATAATACCAACAAGGTCTTCTTGTTAGATACAGCAAGGCCATCCAATAGAGCGACGTAATCCTTTGTTCTAGCAGTTTCAAATGTGAAATCTTCTAAAACTGAAATACACTTCTCAGTCGCCTTGTAAGACAAAGCAGACTTTCTAGCCAAAACTTTCAATTTCTTATTCAAATCGATGCTGTAGTTTCTTGGCTTAGGACCAAAAACTCTACCTCCACCTCTAAACACAGGAGACTTGATGCTACCAGCTCTTGCTGTACCAGTTCCCTTTTGTTTTTTGATTTTTCTTGTAGAACCAGCGATTTCCGCTCTTTCTTTAGATTTATGCGTTCCTTGTCTTTGGTTAGCCAAATACTGCTTTACATCTAGATATATAGCATGATCATTTGGTTCGATACCAAAAACATCCTTAGACAAATCTACCTCTCTCCCGGTATTTTCACCAGTTTTAGTTAATACGGATACTTTCATGACTATTTCTCTAGAATTACTGTACCATTCTTAGGACCTGGAATAGATCCACTTACCAAAATAAGGTTCTTCTCTGGGATGATTTTCATCACCTGCAAGTTTGTCACCTTTACTCTATCGTTACCTGTACGTCCGGCCATTCTCATGCCCTTGAATACTCTCGCTGGGTAAGATGCTCCACCAACTGATCCTGGTGCTCTTAGTCTGTTGTGCTGACCGTGAGTTGCTTGACCTACACCACCGAAGCTATGTCTTTTCACAACCCCTTGGAAACCTTTACCTTTAGAGTTTGCGATTACATCGACAAAATCCTCCACTTGGAAAACATCTGCAACATTGATTGCTTGACCCAATTCCACTCCTCCTTCAAATTCTACTCTGAAGTCTCTGAACTCAATCAAATGTTGCTTAGGAGTAGTCTTCGCTTTTGCGAAGTGACCTTTCAAGGCTTTCGTTGTGCGCTTTTCTTTACGTTCTCCGTAACCCAATTGCACAGCTGTATACCCGTCAGTCTCTTCATTCTTTACTTGCGTTACCACGCAAGGACCAGCTTCTATCAACGTGCATGCGACATTACGTCCATCGGCACTAAAGATGCTAGTCATCCCAATTTTTTTTCCTATTATACCTGACATTACAGTATTAAATTTCTATAAACTTATTGTGTCCTTTCACTCAAATCGGCAAAAGGACTGCAAAGATAGTAAATATATTTTCTATCTCAAATAATAAAACATAAATATTCGCTACACGTAGCGACAAAAAAAGAACCAGCAAACGAATGCTGGTTCTTTAGTATCTACCAGTCTAAAAAGTTAGACCTTGATTTCTACATCAACACCACTTGGCAATTCAAGCTTCATCAAAGCATCAACAGTTTTTGCACTATTAGAGTAGATATCTACCAATCTCTTGTAAGTACAAAGCTGGAATTGCTCTCTTGCTTTTTTGTTAACGTGTGGTGACTTCAAAACTGTGAATTTCTCTTTTACAGTAGGAAGTGGAATTGGTCCGCTTACTATTGCGCCAGTAGTTTTCACCGCTCTTACGATTTTCTCAGACGACTTGTCAACCAAGTTATGATCGTAAGACTTTAGCTTTATTCTAATTTTCTGATTCATATCAATAATTATTACGGACTATTCGCCTTTTTCTTTCTTTATAACAGTCTCAGCAATGTTACGCGGAACTGGATCATAGTGAGAGAATGTCAAGGAAGCAGTTGCTCTACCTGAAGTCATCGTTCTCAAATCAGTTACATAACCAAACAACTCAGACAAAGGAACATCAGCTTTCACTACTTGAGAATTTCCTCTTACGTCCATTCCTTTCATGATACCTCTTCTTCTGTTCAAGTCACCAGTCACAGATCCTGTGTACTCGTCTGGAGTCAAGATTTCCACGCCCATCACAGGCTCAAGCAATACTGGACTAGCCTTCTTAGCAGCTGCTTTAAAGCCCATTCTAGCTGCAAGCTCAAATGATAGTGCATCTGAATCGACATCATGGAACGAACCGTGATACAATTTGACTTTCATGCTATCCAATGGGAATCCAGCTAGTGGTCCATTCACCATGGCAGATGCAAAGCCTTTTTCGATGGCTGGAATAAATTCCTTAGGAATCACACCACCCACGATTGCATTTACAAACTGTAGTCCTACTTTGTTGAAGTCTTCATCCACTGGAGACAACTCAAACACGATATCGGCAAATTTACCTTTACCCCCTGATTGCTTTTTGTAAACCTCTTTGTGATCAACTAAAGTTTGGATAGCTTCTTTGTAAGCTACTTGAGGAGCGCCTTGGTTGATTTCCACCTTGAACTCTCTCTTCATCCTATCGATGATGATATCTAGGTGAAGCTCACCCATACCTCTCAAGATAGTCTGTCCAGTGTCATGATCAGTTTCTACTTGCAAAGTTGGATCTTCCTCTACCAACTTAGCGATAGCCATACCAAGTTTATCAACGTCAGCTTGAGTTTTAGGCTCAATAGCATAACCGATAACTGGCTCTGGGAATACCATAGACTCAAGTACAATTTTGTGTTTTTCATCACAAAGTGTATCTCCAGTTTTGATATCCTTAAATCCTACTACCGCAGCAATATCTCCAGCATGGAACAAATCAATTTGATTTTGCTTGTTGGCATGCATTTGGAATATTCTAGATATTCTTTCTTTCTTGCCTGTTCTTGTGTTGAACACATAAGATCCAGAGCCTAAAGTACCTGCGTAAGCTCTTGCAAAACAAAGACGTCCAACAAATGGGTCAGTGGCGATCTTAAATGCTAAGGCTGTAAATGGCTCTTCAGCAGAAGGTTTTCTCAAGATAGGCTCATCCGTATCTGGATCGATACCTTCGATACCTTCTCTATCCATTGGAGATGGAAGCAATTCCATCACGTAATCCAACATCGTCTGAACTCCCTTGTTCTTGAATGCAGATCCACAGAACATAGGTACGAAAGCCAAATCAATAGTAGCTTTTCTAGAAGCTGCTATGATCTCATCTCTTGTGATAGAATTTGGATCTTCGAAGTATTTCTCCATCAACCCCTCGTCGTATTCAGCGACAGCTTCTAGAAGCTTTTCTCTGTATTCGTCGACTTCTTCTACCATATCCGCTGGAATTTCGATTTCTTGGAAAGTCATTCCCATATCCTCTTCATTCCAGATCATTGCTTTTCTTTCTACCAAGTCAACCACTCCTTTGAAAGTATCCTCATTACCTATTGGTAATTGGAACGGAACTGCCTTTGTTCCCAATCTCTCATTCACCTGAGCGCAAACTTTCAAGAAGTCCGATCCAGGTCTGTCCATTTTGTTGACAAATCCTAAACGAGCTACTTTGTAGTTGTCAGCTAGTCTCCAGTTAGTCTCTGATTGTGGTTCAACACCATCCACAGCACTAAACAAGAAAACCAAACCGTCCAATACTCTCAAAGATCTGTTTACTTCAACTGTGAAGTCTACGTGACCAGGAGTATCAATTATATTAATGTGGTATTGTTTCTCTTTGTAATTCCAAAAAACGGTAGTTGCAGCAGAAGTAATTGTAATACCTCTTTCCTGCTCCTGAGCCATCCAGTCCATGGTAGCAGCACCATCATGCACTTCACCAATTTTATGGCTGACACCAGTATAATATAGTATACGCTCAGTTGTTGTAGTTTTACCTGCATCAATGTGGGCAGCAATACCAATATTACGTGTCAAGCTAAGATCTCTTGCCATTATTTTGTTTGATTAAAATCTAAAATGTGAAAATGCTTTGTTAGCGTCAGCCATTCTGTGCGTATCATCTTTTTTCTTCACAGCTGCTCCTTCGCCTTTTGCTGCAGCGATGATCTCGCCAGCCAAACGCTCCTTCATTGTTTTCTCGCCTCTATTGCGTGCGTAAGAAATCATCCATTTGATTCCTAATGAAGTCTTCCTCAAAGGTCTTACCTCAATAGGAACTTGAAATGTAGCACCACCTACTCTTCTGCTTTTAACCTCAACAGAAGGCATAATGTTGTTAAGTGCCTTTTTCCAAGTTTCAAG is part of the Reichenbachiella agarivorans genome and harbors:
- the rplC gene encoding 50S ribosomal protein L3; translation: MSGIIGKKIGMTSIFSADGRNVACTLIEAGPCVVTQVKNEETDGYTAVQLGYGERKEKRTTKALKGHFAKAKTTPKQHLIEFRDFRVEFEGGVELGQAINVADVFQVEDFVDVIANSKGKGFQGVVKRHSFGGVGQATHGQHNRLRAPGSVGGASYPARVFKGMRMAGRTGNDRVKVTNLQVMKIIPEKNLILVSGSIPGPKNGTVILEK
- the rplW gene encoding 50S ribosomal protein L23, translating into MSILKKPIVTEKVSALNESGRYGFVVDKDANKVEIKKEVEKVYGVTVESVNTMVYPGKAKTKYTKSKVVSGRTNSYKKAIVQVAEGDIIDFYGGV
- the fusA gene encoding elongation factor G; translated protein: MARDLSLTRNIGIAAHIDAGKTTTTERILYYTGVSHKIGEVHDGAATMDWMAQEQERGITITSAATTVFWNYKEKQYHINIIDTPGHVDFTVEVNRSLRVLDGLVFLFSAVDGVEPQSETNWRLADNYKVARLGFVNKMDRPGSDFLKVCAQVNERLGTKAVPFQLPIGNEDTFKGVVDLVERKAMIWNEEDMGMTFQEIEIPADMVEEVDEYREKLLEAVAEYDEGLMEKYFEDPNSITRDEIIAASRKATIDLAFVPMFCGSAFKNKGVQTMLDYVMELLPSPMDREGIEGIDPDTDEPILRKPSAEEPFTALAFKIATDPFVGRLCFARAYAGTLGSGSYVFNTRTGKKERISRIFQMHANKQNQIDLFHAGDIAAVVGFKDIKTGDTLCDEKHKIVLESMVFPEPVIGYAIEPKTQADVDKLGMAIAKLVEEDPTLQVETDHDTGQTILRGMGELHLDIIIDRMKREFKVEINQGAPQVAYKEAIQTLVDHKEVYKKQSGGKGKFADIVFELSPVDEDFNKVGLQFVNAIVGGVIPKEFIPAIEKGFASAMVNGPLAGFPLDSMKVKLYHGSFHDVDSDALSFELAARMGFKAAAKKASPVLLEPVMGVEILTPDEYTGSVTGDLNRRRGIMKGMDVRGNSQVVKADVPLSELFGYVTDLRTMTSGRATASLTFSHYDPVPRNIAETVIKKEKGE
- the rplD gene encoding 50S ribosomal protein L4 — encoded protein: MKVSVLTKTGENTGREVDLSKDVFGIEPNDHAIYLDVKQYLANQRQGTHKSKERAEIAGSTRKIKKQKGTGTARAGSIKSPVFRGGGRVFGPKPRNYSIDLNKKLKVLARKSALSYKATEKCISVLEDFTFETARTKDYVALLDGLAVSNKKTLLVLSEDDKNVLLSSRNLRKAQVTTAAQINTYDLLNADNLILLEGSIEKIQNLLTK
- the rpsJ gene encoding 30S ribosomal protein S10, encoding MNQKIRIKLKSYDHNLVDKSSEKIVRAVKTTGAIVSGPIPLPTVKEKFTVLKSPHVNKKAREQFQLCTYKRLVDIYSNSAKTVDALMKLELPSGVDVEIKV
- the rpsG gene encoding 30S ribosomal protein S7; amino-acid sequence: MRKSKPKKRYILPDPKFKDTLVSKFVNYLMVDGKKSIAYSIFYDAVAIVEEKTSENGLETWKKALNNIMPSVEVKSRRVGGATFQVPIEVRPLRKTSLGIKWMISYARNRGEKTMKERLAGEIIAAAKGEGAAVKKKDDTHRMADANKAFSHFRF